The region TCTGAGCACAAAAGCTGACCTGTAACAAAAAATCCAACCGACACATTTTGTAGCTAAGAATCACCCTGTTGGACAACTTATCCAacaccatctctccctctctggccAGTTATGTACAAAAGGAACTGGTATTATCAGGGCTCCATATCTGTCCATATCTACATTTCTAACTCAGAGGATGAACAGCATTTGTATGGCTTTTTAAGCTACACACATCTAAACTGTCAGAATGtgtaaaaaacaatgttttatccTCCATGTATTTGGTACCCACCTGCAGTGGAGTCAACAGTCACTACATTTAGGATAGTATGTACCCCTATACCCTATAAGAGTTGCTGAATCAATTTCTCTTCCAGTCCTGAAACAACATCAGCGCTTTTGGATTCCTCTGCCAATTAACCACATAATTCAGTTATAAATTGATATTTCAGAACTGCAAAGGAACAAAGAACATGGTCAAAGAACATTGTAATTTGGGTTGAGTTATTGTTAGTGCTTGTTTCGTAGCAATGATTTATATGGTCACACTTTActataaggttcatgaattggcattaactaatgtagttagttaacatgaattaatgatggacaaataaatgaagcatgaaatgaacttttcattagttaatgcatttaacAACTAACGtatttgttacattttcattccaatatgaattggcaataactaatgtagttgcgAACATGAATGattacattaacagagctgtattcatggaaccttattgtaaagtgttaccatttATACTAGCAATGTAATTCATGTGACCCAACACATTTATAACATTTCTTATTTCACATGTAAACCTTGCATCATGTTTTCTGGTTGCTCAGATATCAAGTGTGAGTACAAGGTAGTGTTTTAAAACTAGACTTTGTACTCTAGCTACAAATCCAGTATGTTTCATACACACAGCTGGCTGGCTACCAAcaatatttcattaaaacaaaCTTCCAGCTTCAGCTGTTAAAATGAAACTACAGTTTAGCTACTTAGAATCCCCAGCTACACTCTCTGCAAGGAAACGTGACGATCTGTAACATTACCACAGTCGATAAACAGTGATCTGGGGGAAAAGTATGATGTATTTCTTTACTACctatcaaatatttaaaagtgACACCAGCTGCACACAACAAAGAATTTGCATTCATGCTATGGAATACTACACTGTGGGCGATACcgtttaaattttttattgatttaaaaaataatcacgTGGAATTACAATTTATTCAACTTGTTCTGCTCACTGTTGGCAGGAGAACAGGAAGAAACATATGGCCAggagcctgttccacaaagcaggattatggagttatctggataactgcagtactgcagtaaaacctggaacagcttaTTTTAATTCAGTGCATGTTTCAAATTGGGAGGGGGGTCCATGTTTTACTCTGTTTTActatctagctaactcagtaatcctgctatgCGAAACAGGCCCGAGAATGAAGGAATGAAGGAAAACATGGATAACTTTGCTTTAGATCATAGCttactttgtttatttgtaaataGTAGTTGAAGTTCAGTTTTAACATGGCATCAGTTGATAGCAATAATATGGtacactgacattttttaaagatgcaTAGAGAAGTATTTGCTTGGTAAGAGTAAATGCTGTTCttacattgaaaatatttttggtcAGAGTAATACAAACTAAACAGTGAACCTGAGACACATTTCAGTGAGTACACAGTTTAAATTAACTGAAAAATACTGCTGAATAAAACCTGTATTATTGGCTGTAgttgtagtaataataataataataataataataataataataataataataataataataataataataataataataataataataataataataataataataataataataataataataataataataataataataataataataataataataatagtagtagcagcCACAATCAGCAATTCACCCAGAACGGTTCCATCCCAAACGGTTCAGGAGTTATAGACCAAAAACGGATTTGCTACAACACCACCATCTGACCAATCTCTATAACAGTACAAATAAAACTATGTTctctaaaaaaatctaaatcttcAAGACAGATGTTACCTTTGTTGCACATATTCAATGTCAATGAAATACTTGAAATCCACATCTTGTGGCAATTAGTGAAATAATTTCAGATCTCACATacaatgtataaatatacagaaACTGTGCAAAGCAAACAATTTGactaataaaatattatttaaatatacattcactgagcactttattaggtagacccgtacacctgcttgttaatgcaaatatttaataagcccatcatgtggcagtagctaaaagcataaaagcatgcagacgtggtcaagcagttcagcagtttttcagaccaaatttcagaatggggagcaaatgtgatctaagtgactttgaccgtggaatgattgttggtgccagacagggtggtttgagcatatcagaaactgctgatcttctgggattttcacgcacaacagtctctacagttcgtagagaatggtgcgaaaaacaaaaaacattcagtgagcagcagttctgcgggcagaaacgaatgcagaagagcatctctgaacacacaacgcatcaagcctctgagtggattggctacagctgcagaaaacTTAAACTCTAataatgagtctaataaatacctaattaagtgctcacagTGTAATATAACTAACAATTTAACACTTAAGAAATCAATGCTTACATGTATATAACTATTTTCAATGTGATTATACTGTTGCACATTTAGTTTCCACAGAATCAGTGCCATCTACCTAGTTAGTATACTTCCTGTAATCTAGTTCCAATGCAAACCTTTCCtaaatgaagctcctgacaGAACTACTAAGATACTATTCAACATAATTACTTCAAATATGACAGGTAAGCTCAGACTTCCCTTTCTATAATGACAAtcattgtttagtttttttcaattTAGCTGCAATAAGTCAGAGATCTTGAAGATCACCAAGTGTCACATCTCAGCGTTACTGTGATGAATTCAGCTGCTTCTTGATGAAGTGCCCCACCAGCATCTGAGGACGCTGCTGGAAGTTGCTGAGGACGTCATGAGAGCTTGTCAGCTGATCCCCTTTCAGGCGATCcagcagtgtcacacacaccactgccgCTGGAGTTCACAAAGAGAGACAGTAAGAATATGCCTGAGTATACCTACTGGAATGTCCAATTCTCAGTATTGAATTATACATCATAGAACAGTCTTTTTCTCCCTTGCAGTTTTACTTACTTCTGTGGTATGCTAACAATAAAGACAACAGATAAATACAAAGCAATAACTAGGGCCCTGTTTATTCCAGTAAGCAGATGTTGTAGGCTGTAATTTGGGAGACATTTTATAGAAACTTGCTGCTCTATTAAACCATATGATCAAGTTTAGTACAACAGTATTAACAGTATCTAACAGTATTAGAGCACAAACCATGGGTCTTGACATAAAGGTAGGCAAAACCGGAGGCAAAGAGGGTCAGAGCACTAACTATGACATACAAGTGACATCATCATACATGATTCTATGACTGCTTTTCCATAAAGCACAATTTAATAATTTCCTTTTTGGTCTACCTGTCTTCAGAtttaccaacaaaaaaaataaaatggtgcaAACAGAAATGGCAGCACCTGCTTCTGTATTTGATTTATGAACAATACATTACCACACCTTTAATGGAGCTGAGTTTGCACATAGCTGCAAACACGGATGATTCCATCTCAATGTTCCTGATTCCTGCAGCATACGCCTCCGCCAAATACTTTTGCTTGTCTGCTTCAGTGTAGGAGCAGAAAGCACCGTCCAGACGGGCTTGACCTACAAAACAACACTTAATCAGTCCATCACAATGGAGATGTTGCAGGTGAACTGTAACTGTGTTTGGTTATGATGGACCACTACACCAATAGGTCTTCACAGTTAACCACCTGACTGTTCTCTTTGTTCTCTTTGGACTTtctcttcagttcagttcatcaACACATCAACAGGCATTGGGTTGAAAACAACCGATGGTGGTAGGTAGATGAATCAGGGACAACTCTACACATATGAATGATACCTTCATAGAAGTCCAGTGTACACATGGTGTTGCCGATGACTGTTTCAAATTTGTCCAACTCTGCACCACATTGGAGTAGTTCCTCTGCCAGTCCTTCATCCAGGTCTGTATTTCGAACCACAGTCTTTCCAAGAATTACCTGTTCAAATTTTGGTTGAAAACAAGCATCCATTGATTGCTTGGTAATAACCACAGTGCCTGGTTTTAGGCCTGAagtgagacagagaaaaagacagaaccATTTAATGTATATGTAGATAATGCATC is a window of Conger conger chromosome 1, fConCon1.1, whole genome shotgun sequence DNA encoding:
- the upp1 gene encoding uridine phosphorylase 1 yields the protein MAPGFSNQKSGAGKSSVHVNNPHLDSMKEDILYHFNLGTDTQDLPAMFGDVKFVCVGGSAWRMKAFIQYIAGELGLGDPKAEYPNLCAGTDRYSMYKVGPVLSVSHGMGIPSIAIMLHELIKLLYHAKCSDVTIVRIGTSGGIGLKPGTVVITKQSMDACFQPKFEQVILGKTVVRNTDLDEGLAEELLQCGAELDKFETVIGNTMCTLDFYEGQARLDGAFCSYTEADKQKYLAEAYAAGIRNIEMESSVFAAMCKLSSIKAAVVCVTLLDRLKGDQLTSSHDVLSNFQQRPQMLVGHFIKKQLNSSQ